From Rutidosis leptorrhynchoides isolate AG116_Rl617_1_P2 chromosome 3, CSIRO_AGI_Rlap_v1, whole genome shotgun sequence, a single genomic window includes:
- the LOC139902670 gene encoding uncharacterized protein, giving the protein MGNRTSHGSGNIILRDGTIQHYTEPVTVAELMLEHPQQVVVEFQTLVNGKKPKPLPADIKLDTKKVYMMVPKRNGKPIGAISSEQARRVLSRANMVLNSRTFVSAYTGFVPFFARMCPANVVKSKKPKNVEENSSSVMVKSGLFWEIDIESEVMESYYLSRQMSGKNSWKPSLDTIKEKGVKPKVNHWLL; this is encoded by the coding sequence ATGGGAAACCGAACATCTCACGGGTCAGGAAATATCATACTTCGTGATGGAACCATTCAACATTACACCGAACCGGTGACTGTGGCCGAGCTTATGTTAGAACATCCACAACAAGTGGTTGTCGAGTTTCAAACGCTCGTAAATGGAAAAAAGCCTAAGCCTTTACCAGCCGACATAAAGCTCGACACAAAGAAAGTTTACATGATGGTACCTAAGAGAAATGGGAAGCCAATAGGGGCGATTTCGTCAGAACAAGCACGTCGAGTTCTTTCAAGGGCGAACATGGTTTTGAATTCTAGGACATTTGTGTCGGCTTACACGGGGTTTGTTCCGTTTTTTGCAAGGATGTGTCCCGCGAATGTGGTTAAGAGTAAGAAGCCGAAAAATGTTGAAGAGAATTCGTCATCGGTGATGGTGAAATCTGGATTGTTTTGGGAGATTGATATTGAATCGGAAGTTATGGAGAGTTATTATTTGAGTAGGCAAATGTCCGGTAAAAATTCATGGAAGCCAAGTTTGGATACTATTAAGGAGAAAGGTGTCAAGCCTAAGGTTAACCATTGGTTGCTTTGA